A single genomic interval of Anopheles marshallii chromosome 2, idAnoMarsDA_429_01, whole genome shotgun sequence harbors:
- the LOC128717110 gene encoding uncharacterized protein LOC128717110, whose translation MADDEQFSLCWNNFNSNLSAGFHESLLRGDLVDVTLAAEGQLVQAHRLVLSVCSPYFRTMFNQMPKNQHAFVFLKDVTHAALQDLIQFMYCGEVNVKQDALPAFISTAESLQIKGLTETGDSAPSQQSPAKEEISAVPATTASISTIVPTASQRTKGQRTRVQSSYKIESEESGDDKIHIQASTSHHVSAQQLQAQTNISSQKRTMPQRSITSHTIKRQKISISASSDGMDTSDTAPSQTQTVQTVQIVKQLPAQVIEPEYIELPMESINPKAEPDYTDEAAEIETVDAEAEQEHKLSEQGDADDDGNYVEDETYGDMTMGKYEESYLTEAEDGAKPGASGFVETYTSDGGTGTEQSTQVTRERRIIAAVVKPAKGDCSDSDETLAVFTKTMRGKEQLLYMGQPFVFEKLVLTHSGQSKKIWRCNQWWNQKCRARVYTIDRQITPLNGYHTHAEIVKRKQRVVRRDKTATSSETVTSNVKMTTAGKNTENKIAHKTSAAKQPTQPQTVQHTPKSTHQSAALKSSSTSVPQQTESRILSRKQIPLYDGMKKIIDKVPLHAGSSVYIATKDLLSIYTSKPAVYTGRLIELMYGVDTLKHSCVDRNEQADTDLTPLDPTILDAVITHIVHVFQQQNQHITNGMVRNFIRNRLQLLRTNVTAGSQSSKRESSKQAEKRLTKRKGTQLFSMIDNKHVMFSETPTGGKQLTYKNYIYHRNIKIADTVYWRCSKAIRMKCKATIVTQGDMMRVKEIKHNHVPMRRLTYGLGVNEKRKLKKHTIFIAISPERQLIRLRDKLYQKTIGRAYRSVWMCIEYGCPGEIVLRELKGGQIKITSAHNDDCTSDYFKNRPPNQIHLNANEITQLELNAKRPKKKPSRITQYELTYTSKGDPYLKQLKPDPQLKLEQQPNSQTSVKSPSKNTEKAHDHDASFAFRKLNIPVTVDGGKIQYTTGRGNNVLVCDGHRYIKNNCYGARLPYEDSLWHPLRISPQQSRAPQYSYKPSQRNGGHLLVVNGVTFFRNRQRNGKQYWKCNQYYKCKCPCIVLINEVSSQLCVKHCHNHDTSSLQSVAPAVSDAADAAATVRQSPHIEIFTTKSFRGRPAIIVDKQKYLLMSDKTNRIIWRCSSMATAKLKCPARIIQYKDTDQYSFPAKGIHQHAPLKRYRTTNCNTSYDMMLNHTVKYDSNSWIVVEKSLLQYTTTQRGRTMLIFSGYKFVENRQSKRNIFWRCARYVKHGCRAACVTSKNCTGSPTIRLTGLAHSHPPEDVKQTRVDDKPPMIADIVGH comes from the exons ATGGCGGACGATGAGCAATTCTCCCTATGTTGgaataatttcaattccaaCTTATCAGCGGGATTTCATGAATCCCTGCTGCGTGGTGATTTGGTGGACGTGACGTTAGCTGCCGAAGGCCAATTAGTCCAAGCACATCGGCTCGTTTTATCAGTATGTTCTCCGTACTTTCGGACAATGTTCAACCAAATGCCTAAGAATCAACATGCTTTCG TTTTTCTGAAAGATGTTACTCACGCGGCACTCCAGGATCTCATACAGTTTATGTACTGTGGGGAGGTAAACGTGAAACAAGATGCCCTACCCGCCTTTATCAGTACCGCCGAGtcattgcaaataaaaggaTTAACAGAAACG GGTGACAGCGCACCATCACAACAGTCGCCCGCCAAAGAAGAAATCTCGGCGGTCCCAGCGACGACAGCAAGTATTTCCACCATCGTTCCAACGGCTTCCCAGCGAACAAAGGGTCAGCGTACCCGCGTTCAATCGTCGTACAAAATTGAATCGGAAGAGAGTGGCGATGACAAAATACACATCCAAGCCAGCACATCTCATCATGTGTCAGCGCAGCAGCTCCAAGCACAGACAAACATTAGCTCACAAAAACGTACCATGCCCCAGCGCAGTATCACAAGCCATACGATCAAGCGTCAGAAGATTTCTATCAGTGCTAGTAGCGATGGAATGGACACTTCGGACACCGCTCCGTCCCAGACACAGACCGTACAGACAGTGCAAATAGTGAAACAACTTCCTGCACAAGTGATTGAACCGGAATACATTGAACTTCCCATGGAATCGATTAATCCGAAGGCAGAACCAGACTACACGGATGAAGCGGCGGAAATCGAGACGGTGGATGCTGAAGCGGAACAGGAACACAAACTATCGGAACAGGGcgacgctgatgatgatggcaacTACGTTGAAGATGAAACGTACGGAGATATGACGATGGGCAAATATGAAGAATCGTATCTGACGGAAGCCGAAGATGGAGCGAAacccggagcatctggatttGTGGAAACTTATACGTCGGACGGAGGAACTGGCACGGAACAATCGACACAAG TCACTCGAGAAAGACGAATTATCGCAGCAGTTGTGAAACCCGCGAAAGGTGATTGTAGCGATTCGGACGAAACCTTAGCCGTATTTACCAAGACGATGCGCGGTAAAGAGCAGCTGCTCTATATGGGCCAACCGTTTGTATTCGAAAAGCTCGTCCTCACGCACTCGGGACAGTCGAAAAAGATATGGCGCTGCAATCAATGGTGGAATCAGAAGTGCAGAGCGCGTGTATACACCATCGATCGCCAGATCACACCCCTGAACGGTTACCACACGCACGCCGAGATTGTGAAACGAAAGCAACGCGTGGTGAGGCGCGACAAAACAGCCACCAGCAGCGAAACGGTGACTAGCAACGTTAAGATGACGACCGCGG GTAAAAacacggaaaacaaaattgcacaCAAAACCTCGGCTGCTAAACAACCGACACAACCACAGACGGTTCAACATACGCCCAAATCCACACACCAGAGTGCTGCACTGAAATCGTCGAGCACATCGGTACCGCAACAAACCGAAAGTCGAATCCTTTCCAGAAAACAAATACCCCTGTACGATGGCATGAAGAAGATTATCGACAAGGTGCCACTACATGCCGGAAGCTCTGTGTATATCGCGACAAAGGATCTGCTGTCGATTTACACCTCCAAACCGGCTGTTTATACCGGGCGCCTAATCGAGCTGATGTATGGCGTGGACACGTTAAAGCACAGTTGTGTCGATCGCAATGAACAAGCCGACACCGACCTTACTCCGCTCGATCCGACGATACTGGATGCTGTGATAA cCCACATTGTACACGTTTTCcagcagcaaaaccaacaCATTACCAACGGTATGGTGAGAAATTTTATTCGCAACCGTTTGCAGCTTTTACGAACGAATGTTACCGCTGGTAGTCAGTCGTCTAAACGGGAGTCGTCCAAACAAG CCGAAAAGAGATTAACGAAGCGCAAAGGCACACAGCTGTTCTCCATGATCGACAATAAGCATGTGATGTTTTCGGAGACGCCCACCGGCGGTAAACAGCTGACGTACAAAAACTACATATACCATCGGAACATTAAGATTGCCGATACGGTGTACTGGCGCTGCTCGAAAGCGATTCGGATGAAGTGTAAGGCCACGATCGTGACCCAGGGCGATATGATGCGGGTGAAAGAGATCAAACACAATCACGTTCCGATGCGCCGTCTAACGTACGGGTTGGGTGTGAATGAGAAGCGAAAGCTGAAGAAGCACA CCATCTTCATAGCGATTAGCCCGGAAAGGCAGTTGATACGGTTGCGGGACAAATTGTACCAGAAAACGATTGGGCGCGCATACCGGAGCGTGTGGATGTGCATTGAGTACGGGTGCCCGGGCGAGATCGTATTGCGCGAGCTCAAAGGCGGCCAGATCAAAATTACCAGCGCGCACAATGACGATTGCACGTCCGACTACTTTAAAAATCGCCCACCGAACCAGATACATCTAAACGCGAATGAGATTACGCAGCTGGAGTTAA ATGCCAAACGGCCCAAAAAGAAGCCATCCCGGATTACGCAGTATGAATTAACGTACACCAGTAAGGGCGATCCTTATTTGAAGCAACTGAAACCCGACCCGCAGCTGAAACTCGAACAGCAGCCCAACAGTCAGACGAGCGTAAAGTCTCCATcaaaaaatacggaaaaagCTCACGATCACGATGCGTCGTTTGCGTTTCGCAAGCTCAACATCCCGGTGACGGTGGACGGTGGTAAAATTCAGTATACCACCGGGCGCGGTAACAATGTGCTGGTATGCGACGGGCATCGCTACATCAAAAACAACTGCTACGGTG CTCGTTTGCCGTATGAAGATTCCCTTTGGCATCCTTTGCGCATTTCGCCACAACAGTCGCGAGCGCCGCAGTACAGCTACAAACCTTCGCAGCGCAATGGTGGCCATCTGCTGGTCGTAAATGGGGTCACATTTTTCCGCAACCGGCAACGAAACGGCAAACAGTACTGGAAATGCAACCAATACTACAAGTGCAAATGTCCGTGCATTGTCCTCATCAACGAAGTGTCATCCCAGCTGTGTGTGAAACATTGCCACAATCATGACACAAGTTCCTTGCAATCGGTGGCGCCAGCAGTGTCcgatgctgctgatgctgctgctaccgtAAGAC AGAGCCCACATATAGAGATTTTTACCACCAAATCATTCCGCGGACGGCCGGCAATCATCGTGGACAAGCAAAAGTATCTGCTGATGTCGGATAAAACCAATCGTATCATATGGCGCTGTTCTTCTATGGCCACCGCTAAGCTAAAGTGTCCGGCCCGCATCATACAGTACAAGGATACGGATCAGTATTCGTTTCCGGCCAAAGGCATCCATCAGCACGCACCATTAAAGCGGTATAGAACGACGAACTGTAACACGTCCTACGATATGATGTTGAATC ACACCGTAAAGTACGATTCGAACAGCTGGATCGTGGTGGAAAAGTCCCTGCTGCAGTACACGACGACGCAACGCGGTCGGACAATGCTGATCTTCAGCGGCTATAAGTTTGTGGAGAATCGCCAGAGCAAGCGGAACATTTTCTGGCGCTGTGCCCGTTACGTTAAGCATGGTTGTAGGGCTGCCTGTGTTACGTCGAAAAACTGTACCGGATCACCGACCATCCGGCTGACCGGGTTGGCCCACAGCCATCCGCCCGAGGACGTGAAGCAAACCCGAGTGGACGATAAGCCTCCCATGATAGCGGACATCGTCGGGCACTAG